A stretch of Bradyrhizobium diazoefficiens DNA encodes these proteins:
- a CDS encoding LysR family transcriptional regulator, whose translation MEFRHLRWAIVASQHRSLRQAAETLRIKQSTLSRCLRSLEHTVGVTLFERTNGGTRPTIEGQEFLSTAQRIVDQTDAMTVRVKNRSRGESGRLTIGVHASFSAGNLRATLSDHQHRFPDVDTQFVDGSRDRLISDLAGSAIDIAFVAEPTPRWSDRSLLLWSERVVVALPKTHTLAARDVVYWAELREQPLLLTQHGPAPELLKVLIGKLGSSDPCRLLHHDVVLDRLLTLVGAGRGLLLALEGATGAAYEGVTFREVHDADGPTRLSFRGYWRHDNSNPSLRPFLDLLRERYPDLSAGPGTG comes from the coding sequence GTGGAATTTCGACATCTACGTTGGGCAATCGTCGCTTCCCAGCACCGAAGTCTCCGCCAAGCGGCAGAGACGCTCAGAATCAAACAGTCAACGCTCAGTCGCTGCTTGCGAAGTCTTGAACACACGGTGGGCGTGACTCTCTTCGAGCGCACCAATGGCGGCACGCGACCAACAATTGAAGGTCAGGAATTTCTCAGTACGGCCCAGCGCATCGTGGATCAGACAGACGCTATGACGGTGCGTGTCAAGAACCGCTCGCGTGGCGAGAGCGGTCGACTGACCATTGGTGTGCACGCATCGTTCTCCGCCGGTAATCTCCGGGCGACTCTCTCCGACCATCAGCACCGCTTCCCGGATGTCGATACGCAATTTGTCGACGGATCCAGAGACCGTCTCATCTCCGACCTCGCCGGCTCCGCCATTGACATCGCCTTCGTCGCCGAACCCACTCCAAGGTGGAGCGACAGGTCGTTGTTGCTCTGGAGTGAACGTGTCGTCGTTGCTCTCCCCAAGACCCATACACTCGCTGCGCGCGATGTGGTTTATTGGGCCGAACTGAGAGAACAACCGCTTCTGCTGACCCAGCACGGCCCGGCACCCGAACTGCTTAAGGTCCTTATCGGCAAATTGGGGAGTTCCGACCCGTGCCGGCTGCTTCACCATGATGTCGTACTTGACCGACTTCTCACCCTGGTCGGCGCCGGTAGAGGCCTTCTGCTTGCATTGGAAGGTGCGACCGGCGCTGCCTATGAGGGAGTCACCTTCCGAGAGGTCCACGATGCCGACGGTCCGACGCGACTGAGTTTCCGCGGCTATTGGCGGCATGACAACTCCAATCCATCGCTGCGTCCGTTCCTCGACCTGCTTCGCGAGCGCTATCCCGATCTCTCGGCCGGTCCAGGCACGGGCTGA
- the trbE gene encoding conjugal transfer protein TrbE, with amino-acid sequence MLNLAEYRSRPASLADFLPWAALVAQGVVLNKDGAFQRTARFRGPDLDSATPAELVGVTARLNNALRRLGSGWAIFVEAQRIAAQTYPHDSFPDAASALVDLERQDAFEEAGAHFESRYYLTFAWLPPAEDASRVEAWLYEGRAQRGVDPHELLRGFVDRTNRVLQLVEGFMPEAAWLDDGETLTYLHSTISTRQQRVRVPETPMHLDALLADEPLAGGLEPRLGRHHLRTLTVVGFPTATHPGILDELNRLAFPYRWSTRAILLDKTEAVKLLTKIRRQWFAKRKSIAAIVKEVMTNEASTLVDSDAANKAADADLALQELGTDDVGQAYVTATVTVWDEDPGLAAEKLRLVEKVIQGRDFTCMPEGVNALDAWLGSLPGHAYANVRQPPLSTVNLAHMIPLSAVWAGPDRDEHLRSSPLFFGKTEGSTPFRFSLHVGDVGHTLIVGPTGAGKSVLLALMAIQFRRYRKSQIFAFDFGGSIRTAALAMGGDWHDLGGSLSNSAEDSVALQPLARIGDAAERAWAAEWVTAILAKEGITIDPTAKEHVWSALTSLASSPVEERTITGLAVLLQSTALKQALQPYCVGGPSGRLLDAEAEQLGFSSVQAFETEGLIGAGAAPAVLTYLFHRIEGRLDGRPTLLIIDEGWLVLDDPAFAQQLREWLKTLRKKNASVVFATQSLSDIDGSNIAPAIVESCPTRIFLPNERAIEPQITAVYQRFGLNDRQIEIIARATPKRDYYCQSRRGNRLFELGLGPVALAFCAASSKSDHAAIERLLAEYGHDDFTSAWLADHELLWAADLIPDLTNLEVQS; translated from the coding sequence ATGCTAAACCTCGCCGAATACCGCAGCCGGCCCGCCAGTCTTGCCGACTTCCTGCCTTGGGCCGCCTTGGTCGCGCAAGGCGTCGTCCTCAACAAGGACGGTGCGTTCCAGCGCACCGCGCGCTTCCGTGGTCCGGATCTCGACAGCGCGACGCCGGCCGAGCTGGTCGGCGTGACGGCCCGCCTCAACAACGCGCTCCGCCGTCTCGGCTCAGGCTGGGCGATCTTTGTCGAGGCCCAGCGCATCGCCGCCCAAACCTATCCGCACGACAGCTTTCCCGACGCCGCATCAGCGCTGGTCGATCTGGAGCGGCAGGACGCCTTCGAGGAGGCCGGTGCGCATTTCGAGAGCCGCTATTACCTGACCTTCGCCTGGCTCCCGCCCGCCGAGGACGCTTCGCGCGTTGAAGCCTGGCTCTATGAGGGCCGCGCCCAGCGCGGCGTCGATCCTCACGAGCTGCTACGCGGCTTCGTCGATCGCACGAACCGCGTGCTGCAACTGGTCGAAGGGTTCATGCCGGAGGCGGCGTGGCTCGATGACGGCGAGACGCTGACCTACCTGCATTCGACCATCTCGACCCGGCAACAGCGGGTACGCGTCCCCGAGACGCCGATGCATCTCGACGCGTTGCTCGCGGACGAGCCGCTCGCCGGCGGCCTCGAGCCGCGCCTCGGCCGCCATCATCTTCGTACACTCACCGTGGTCGGCTTTCCGACCGCGACTCACCCTGGAATTCTCGACGAGCTGAACCGGCTCGCCTTCCCCTACCGCTGGTCGACCCGCGCGATCCTCCTCGACAAGACCGAGGCGGTGAAACTGCTGACCAAGATCCGCCGGCAGTGGTTCGCTAAGCGCAAGTCGATTGCCGCCATCGTCAAGGAGGTCATGACCAACGAGGCCTCGACGCTGGTCGATAGCGATGCGGCGAACAAGGCCGCCGATGCCGATCTCGCACTTCAGGAGCTGGGCACTGACGACGTCGGCCAAGCCTACGTCACCGCGACCGTCACCGTCTGGGACGAGGATCCCGGTCTGGCCGCTGAGAAGCTTCGCCTTGTCGAGAAGGTGATCCAGGGGCGGGACTTCACCTGCATGCCGGAAGGGGTGAATGCGCTCGACGCCTGGCTTGGCTCTCTGCCGGGGCACGCCTACGCCAACGTCCGTCAGCCGCCGCTCTCGACAGTGAACCTGGCCCACATGATTCCGCTTTCAGCGGTCTGGGCCGGACCCGACCGCGATGAGCATCTCCGCAGCTCCCCGCTCTTCTTCGGCAAGACCGAAGGCTCGACACCGTTCCGCTTCTCGCTGCATGTCGGCGACGTCGGCCACACCCTGATCGTCGGTCCGACCGGCGCCGGCAAGTCCGTGCTGCTGGCGCTGATGGCGATCCAGTTCCGGCGCTACCGGAAAAGCCAGATCTTCGCCTTCGATTTCGGCGGTTCGATCCGCACCGCCGCGCTTGCCATGGGCGGCGACTGGCACGACCTCGGCGGAAGTCTGTCGAACAGTGCGGAGGACTCCGTCGCTCTTCAACCGCTCGCACGCATCGGCGATGCGGCGGAGCGCGCCTGGGCCGCCGAATGGGTGACCGCGATCCTCGCCAAGGAAGGCATCACCATCGATCCGACCGCGAAGGAGCATGTCTGGTCGGCGTTGACTTCGCTGGCGTCCTCGCCGGTCGAGGAACGCACGATCACTGGACTGGCGGTCCTGTTGCAATCAACCGCGCTCAAGCAGGCGCTGCAACCTTATTGTGTCGGCGGCCCCTCCGGTCGGCTGCTCGACGCGGAGGCCGAGCAGCTCGGTTTTTCGTCGGTCCAGGCGTTCGAGACCGAGGGCCTGATCGGCGCTGGCGCTGCGCCTGCCGTCCTCACCTACCTCTTCCATCGCATCGAGGGACGGCTCGACGGCCGGCCGACCCTCCTCATCATCGACGAGGGTTGGCTCGTCCTCGACGATCCGGCCTTCGCGCAGCAGCTCAGGGAGTGGCTGAAGACGCTACGGAAGAAGAACGCGTCCGTCGTCTTCGCTACCCAATCGCTCTCCGACATCGATGGCAGCAATATCGCGCCGGCGATCGTCGAGAGCTGCCCGACGCGCATCTTCCTGCCGAACGAACGTGCGATCGAACCGCAGATCACCGCCGTCTACCAGCGGTTCGGTCTAAACGACCGCCAGATCGAGATCATCGCACGCGCGACGCCGAAGCGGGATTATTACTGCCAGTCTCGCCGCGGCAATCGGCTCTTCGAGCTGGGGCTCGGGCCGGTTGCGCTCGCCTTCTGCGCCGCATCGTCCAAGTCCGACCATGCTGCAATCGAACGGCTGCTCGCCGAGTATGGCCACGACGACTTCACGTCCGCCTGGCTCGCGGATCACGAGCTGCTCTGGGCCGCCGATCTGATCCCTGACCTGACAAACCTGGAGGTGCAATCATGA
- the trbL gene encoding P-type conjugative transfer protein TrbL: protein MNNVGVIDTFLNTFTTYIDSGFGLVKGEVTYLSSTLIVIDITLAGLFWAWGADEDILQRLVKKTLYIGFFAFVITNFNNLSGVIFNSFAGLGLKAGGSSISTADFLRPGRLAQVGLDAGQPLLDAASQMMGFTSFFANFVQIAVLMVSWLLVLIAFFILAVQLFVTLIEFKLTTLAGFILIPFALFNKTAFLAEKVLGNVVASGVKVMVLAVIVGIGTGLFSQFTTTYAGGQPTIEQTLSVVLAALAMLGLGIFGPGIATGLVSGAPQLGAGAVVGTGLAVAGTALAGGAALGLAGRGAMAATSGAAAAARGGAAMAGGMSSAYSLASAGRSGAGGVASGLGGAGRAAASHAAAPVRRAAAKAAGTMTESYTSGARAGVANTGGSSTMGTIASGEAANTGAASQAASESGAPAWARRVKRNQTVIHGAQTAAQALKSGDSHGGGHAVDLSGGE from the coding sequence ATGAACAATGTCGGCGTTATCGACACCTTCCTCAATACCTTCACGACCTACATCGATTCGGGTTTCGGCCTGGTCAAAGGTGAGGTCACGTACCTTTCGTCGACGTTGATCGTCATCGACATCACATTGGCCGGCCTGTTCTGGGCCTGGGGCGCAGACGAAGACATCCTGCAGCGGCTGGTGAAGAAGACGCTCTACATCGGGTTCTTTGCCTTCGTCATCACCAACTTCAACAACCTCTCAGGCGTCATCTTCAACAGTTTCGCCGGCCTCGGCCTGAAGGCCGGCGGCTCGTCGATCTCGACAGCGGATTTCCTGCGGCCCGGCAGGCTCGCGCAGGTCGGGCTCGACGCCGGGCAGCCGCTGCTCGACGCCGCAAGCCAGATGATGGGCTTCACCAGCTTCTTTGCGAACTTCGTCCAGATCGCCGTGCTGATGGTGTCCTGGCTCCTGGTGCTGATCGCCTTCTTCATTCTTGCAGTGCAGTTGTTCGTCACGCTGATCGAGTTCAAGCTGACGACGCTCGCCGGTTTCATCCTCATCCCGTTCGCTCTCTTCAATAAAACCGCTTTCCTCGCTGAGAAGGTGCTGGGCAACGTCGTCGCCTCCGGCGTCAAGGTCATGGTGCTCGCCGTCATCGTCGGCATCGGCACCGGGCTCTTCTCCCAATTCACCACCACCTATGCCGGCGGCCAGCCGACCATCGAGCAAACGCTCTCTGTCGTGCTGGCGGCACTCGCCATGCTCGGCCTCGGCATCTTCGGTCCCGGCATCGCCACCGGGCTTGTGTCGGGCGCGCCGCAGCTTGGCGCCGGCGCTGTAGTGGGGACGGGTCTCGCTGTTGCCGGCACGGCGTTAGCGGGCGGAGCTGCGCTTGGGCTGGCGGGGCGGGGAGCAATGGCCGCGACCTCTGGTGCTGCGGCCGCCGCGCGCGGTGGTGCCGCGATGGCGGGCGGCATGTCGTCGGCCTACAGTCTCGCATCAGCCGGTCGGTCCGGCGCCGGCGGCGTCGCGTCTGGTCTCGGCGGCGCGGGCCGTGCGGCGGCTAGTCACGCGGCAGCTCCCGTCAGACGCGCCGCTGCAAAAGCGGCAGGGACGATGACGGAGAGCTACACCTCCGGCGCTCGGGCCGGTGTCGCCAACACGGGTGGCTCCTCGACGATGGGGACCATTGCGAGCGGCGAGGCCGCAAACACTGGAGCCGCATCTCAAGCAGCAAGCGAGAGCGGTGCTCCCGCCTGGGCCCGGCGCGTCAAGCGCAATCAGACCGTCATTCACGGCGCTCAGACCGCCGCGCAAGCCCTCAAATCCGGCGACAGCCATGGCGGCGGCCACGCCGTCGACCTCTCGGGAGGAGAATAA
- the trbJ gene encoding P-type conjugative transfer protein TrbJ yields MTALKMRRASSVAATAFSLALSISPPLTTQASAQWIVYDPTNFSQNVLTAARELQQINNQIQMLTNQAQSLVNQGKNLASLPLSTLTQLQAQVARTQSLLSQAQNIAFNVERIQTAYSTSYGTAAATGSNATMFAAAQSRWQNSVGAFEDSLKVQAGVVGNISTNSSAMSSLVTASQSASGALQAAQAGNQLLALHSQQLSDLVAVLAAKGRADALEQARVTAAESQGQQQYKIFSTRSGYQPGNVTMFSGN; encoded by the coding sequence ATGACCGCCCTGAAGATGCGGCGCGCAAGCTCGGTCGCCGCGACCGCTTTCTCGCTCGCATTATCGATCTCGCCGCCTTTGACGACGCAGGCTAGCGCGCAGTGGATCGTCTACGACCCCACCAACTTCAGCCAGAACGTGCTGACCGCGGCGCGCGAGCTGCAGCAGATCAACAATCAGATCCAGATGCTGACCAATCAGGCCCAGAGCCTGGTGAACCAGGGAAAGAACCTCGCCAGCCTGCCGTTGTCGACGTTGACCCAGCTCCAGGCACAGGTCGCACGGACCCAGTCGCTGCTGAGTCAGGCCCAGAACATCGCCTTCAATGTCGAACGCATCCAGACGGCGTACTCCACAAGTTACGGCACGGCGGCAGCTACGGGCTCCAATGCGACGATGTTTGCCGCGGCGCAAAGCCGTTGGCAAAACTCGGTTGGCGCGTTCGAAGACTCGCTGAAGGTGCAGGCCGGCGTCGTCGGCAATATCTCGACCAACTCCAGTGCCATGAGCTCGCTGGTTACCGCCAGCCAGTCGGCAAGCGGCGCCCTGCAGGCCGCGCAAGCCGGCAACCAGCTCCTTGCCCTGCACTCCCAGCAGCTCTCCGACCTTGTCGCGGTTCTCGCCGCGAAGGGACGGGCGGACGCGCTGGAGCAGGCGCGCGTAACGGCGGCCGAGTCGCAGGGTCAGCAGCAATACAAGATCTTCTCGACGCGCAGCGGCTATCAGCCCGGCAACGTCACCATGTTCAGCGGCAACTGA
- the trbG gene encoding P-type conjugative transfer protein TrbG produces MTPPIFLRAGGPASRFSNIHKSRRHGDTSFRKSAPAALLMVVSALGGCAHNFIPPDINYDSAEPATLAVDPPAPVKIVELPKPLPLPGQLKPLAAGKRVPEAADPKVRVKQANAAARVQPVRNGFINAVQVYPFSGGALYQVYTAPGQITDIALQDGEQLVGSGPVAAGDTVRWIIGDTESGAGATKKIHILAKPTRPELVTNLVINTDRRTYLLELRSTEKTYMASVSWQYPEDQLIALRRQNATAEAAAPIAAGVDLGSINFRYAIEGDDPAWRPLRAFDDGNKVYIEFPSGIAQGEMPPLFVIGPAGGSELVNYRVNRNYYIVDRLFAAAELRLGDKDSERRVRIVRTDGRPRAWR; encoded by the coding sequence ATGACCCCGCCAATTTTCTTGAGAGCCGGCGGTCCGGCGTCCCGCTTTTCCAATATTCACAAAAGCCGGAGACACGGCGATACGTCTTTCCGTAAATCCGCTCCTGCGGCTTTGCTGATGGTTGTCTCTGCGCTTGGTGGCTGCGCGCACAATTTCATCCCGCCTGACATCAACTACGATAGTGCGGAGCCCGCGACGCTCGCGGTCGATCCGCCGGCGCCCGTCAAGATCGTGGAATTGCCGAAACCTCTGCCGTTGCCCGGGCAGTTGAAACCGCTCGCCGCGGGCAAACGCGTCCCGGAAGCCGCCGATCCAAAGGTTCGCGTCAAGCAGGCCAATGCCGCGGCACGGGTGCAGCCGGTCCGCAATGGCTTCATCAACGCGGTACAGGTCTATCCCTTTTCCGGCGGAGCCCTCTACCAGGTCTATACGGCGCCCGGTCAGATCACCGACATCGCACTGCAAGACGGCGAGCAACTCGTCGGTTCCGGTCCGGTCGCCGCCGGCGACACTGTGCGCTGGATCATCGGCGATACCGAGAGCGGCGCGGGGGCGACCAAGAAGATCCACATCCTGGCCAAGCCGACGCGGCCGGAATTGGTCACCAATCTCGTGATCAACACCGACAGGCGGACCTACCTGCTCGAGCTGCGCTCGACGGAGAAGACCTACATGGCCTCGGTCTCCTGGCAGTATCCCGAGGACCAGCTCATCGCACTTCGGCGGCAGAATGCGACGGCTGAGGCCGCCGCGCCAATCGCGGCTGGCGTCGATCTCGGCTCGATCAACTTCCGCTACGCGATCGAGGGCGATGATCCAGCCTGGCGGCCGCTGCGCGCCTTCGACGACGGCAACAAGGTCTATATCGAGTTCCCCAGCGGTATCGCGCAAGGCGAAATGCCGCCGCTGTTCGTGATCGGTCCGGCCGGCGGGTCCGAACTGGTGAACTACCGCGTGAACCGCAACTACTACATCGTCGATCGCCTGTTTGCCGCCGCCGAATTGCGTCTTGGCGACAAGGACAGCGAGCGGCGCGTGCGCATCGTCCGCACCGACGGAAGGCCCCGCGCATGGCGATAG
- a CDS encoding TrbI/VirB10 family protein — translation MAIDGEHEHQGDIPPIASPDLRLRGERPRVTRLSRKVLVGLGAVSALAVAGALGYALQTGNKQQTGQELLSTQNKPSAEGLAGLPKDYTGLPRQAPPLGPPLPGDLGKPILNAGAAPNTVVPGTTSDPEAQHRAQEIEAARVSRLFAQTAQQPQSVGQFIPNASASTVATPAATPPVDAGSAQNMQDRKTAFLNASTDKRTVSPDRLEAKASPYVVQAGAVIPAALITGIRSDLPGQVTAQITEAVWDSPSGKYLLIPQGAKLIGQYDSSVAFGQSRILLVWTRIIMPDGNSIVLERQPGADTGGYAGLEDEVDNHWGMLFKAAVLSTLLSVGAEAGTSQNENNLVQAIRSGASNSISQTGQQIVQRQLNIQPTLTIRPGFPVRVIVTRDLVLAPYGKGGTP, via the coding sequence ATGGCGATAGATGGCGAACACGAACATCAAGGCGACATCCCGCCCATCGCGTCGCCGGACCTTCGGCTTCGAGGCGAGCGGCCGCGCGTCACACGCCTCTCACGCAAGGTGCTCGTCGGCCTCGGCGCAGTGTCGGCCCTCGCCGTCGCGGGCGCGCTTGGCTACGCGCTGCAGACCGGCAATAAGCAGCAGACCGGGCAAGAACTGCTCAGCACCCAGAACAAGCCTTCGGCCGAGGGTCTGGCGGGCTTGCCGAAGGACTATACCGGTCTGCCGCGCCAGGCGCCGCCGCTTGGGCCGCCGCTGCCCGGCGATCTCGGCAAGCCGATCCTCAACGCAGGCGCTGCACCGAACACCGTGGTCCCCGGAACGACGTCCGATCCGGAGGCGCAACACAGAGCGCAGGAGATTGAGGCAGCCCGCGTCAGTCGCCTCTTCGCCCAGACCGCACAGCAACCGCAGAGCGTCGGCCAATTCATCCCGAATGCCTCGGCCAGCACAGTGGCGACTCCAGCCGCGACACCCCCCGTCGATGCCGGATCAGCCCAGAACATGCAGGACCGCAAGACGGCCTTTCTCAATGCTTCGACGGACAAGCGGACGGTCAGTCCGGACCGGCTCGAAGCCAAGGCTTCACCTTACGTCGTGCAGGCCGGCGCCGTGATTCCGGCCGCGCTCATCACGGGCATTCGTTCCGATCTGCCTGGCCAAGTGACCGCTCAGATCACGGAGGCGGTCTGGGACAGCCCGTCCGGAAAATATCTCCTGATCCCGCAGGGTGCGAAACTGATAGGTCAGTACGATAGCTCAGTCGCGTTCGGCCAGTCTCGCATCCTCCTGGTCTGGACCCGCATCATCATGCCGGACGGCAACTCGATCGTGCTGGAGCGCCAGCCCGGCGCCGACACTGGTGGTTATGCCGGACTCGAGGACGAGGTCGATAACCATTGGGGCATGCTGTTCAAGGCCGCCGTCCTCTCGACCCTGCTCAGCGTCGGAGCGGAGGCGGGCACGAGCCAAAATGAGAACAACCTCGTTCAAGCGATCCGCAGCGGCGCGTCCAACAGCATCAGCCAGACCGGTCAGCAGATCGTGCAGCGCCAGCTCAACATCCAGCCGACGCTGACCATCCGGCCAGGTTTCCCGGTTCGGGTCATCGTCACGCGGGATTTGGTGCTGGCGCCCTATGGCAAGGGAGGAACACCATGA
- the trbK-alt gene encoding putative entry exclusion protein TrbK-alt, which yields MERSDILRAGAMIIVFVLFLVALHVIHRRPAERPVSDAPSASTPDDLSAELLRCAELGPQDAEDPHCQAVWKENRARFFGRPARPLLPQAAPATPPTTSTPQGEKP from the coding sequence ATGGAGCGCTCGGATATTCTTCGCGCAGGCGCGATGATCATCGTGTTTGTGCTTTTCCTCGTCGCGCTGCACGTCATCCATCGGCGTCCAGCTGAGCGGCCAGTGTCCGACGCCCCCTCTGCCTCCACTCCCGATGATCTCTCGGCCGAGCTGCTCCGCTGCGCTGAGCTTGGACCCCAGGATGCCGAAGATCCGCACTGCCAGGCGGTTTGGAAGGAGAACCGCGCGCGCTTCTTCGGCAGGCCGGCGCGGCCACTTCTGCCGCAGGCCGCGCCGGCCACGCCGCCGACGACGAGCACTCCGCAGGGAGAGAAGCCATGA
- a CDS encoding DUF2274 domain-containing protein yields the protein MTKLKLGPLEDDKPVKLTIELPAAVFRDLKSYAEILTRSGNATAPTEPAKLIAPMIERFMATDRAFAKARRNAAQPVPGPAERSG from the coding sequence ATGACGAAGCTCAAGCTTGGGCCGCTCGAAGACGACAAGCCGGTCAAGCTCACGATCGAGCTTCCGGCGGCAGTCTTCAGGGATCTCAAAAGCTACGCCGAGATTTTGACGCGTAGCGGAAATGCAACGGCGCCGACCGAGCCTGCCAAACTGATCGCGCCGATGATCGAACGTTTCATGGCGACCGACCGGGCCTTTGCCAAGGCACGACGAAACGCTGCTCAGCCCGTGCCTGGACCGGCCGAGAGATCGGGATAG
- the trbF gene encoding conjugal transfer protein TrbF, with translation MSVFRRSSVRYGRTPEPETPYQRAAQVWDERIGSARVQARNWRLMAFGSLILSCSLAGGLVWQSTHGTVVPWVVQVDKLGEAQAVAPATADYRPNDPQIAWYLAHFIQIVRSLPADPIIVRHNWLQAYDFTTTAGAAALNDYARANDPFANLGKQQVAIDVSSVIRASPDSFRIAWVEHRYQDGALAGTTRWTAILTIAIQPPTDADRLRKNPLGIYVNAINWSKELG, from the coding sequence ATGTCAGTCTTCCGGCGATCCTCGGTCCGCTACGGCCGCACACCCGAACCCGAAACCCCGTACCAGCGCGCAGCGCAAGTGTGGGACGAGCGTATCGGCTCCGCCCGCGTACAGGCCAGGAACTGGCGGCTTATGGCCTTCGGTTCGCTGATCCTCTCCTGCAGCCTCGCCGGCGGCCTCGTCTGGCAATCCACGCACGGCACTGTCGTTCCCTGGGTGGTGCAGGTCGACAAGCTCGGCGAGGCGCAAGCCGTGGCGCCGGCCACCGCCGACTACAGGCCGAACGACCCGCAGATCGCCTGGTATCTCGCCCACTTCATCCAGATCGTGCGCTCGCTTCCGGCCGACCCGATCATCGTGCGGCACAACTGGCTGCAGGCCTACGATTTCACGACCACGGCGGGCGCGGCGGCGCTGAACGACTACGCCCGCGCCAATGACCCCTTCGCCAATCTCGGCAAGCAGCAGGTCGCTATCGACGTCTCCAGCGTCATCCGCGCCTCGCCCGATAGCTTCCGCATCGCCTGGGTCGAACACCGCTATCAAGACGGGGCGCTCGCCGGCACCACGCGTTGGACCGCGATCCTCACCATCGCGATTCAGCCGCCCACCGATGCCGATCGGCTGCGCAAGAATCCACTCGGCATCTACGTCAACGCCATCAACTGGTCGAAGGAGCTGGGATAA
- a CDS encoding FAD-binding oxidoreductase yields the protein MSKFHWHGHLVFASEILLDTIPRRLQKLHNAYSVCLGLKAVGCANIFPSDFTDRPYWWGDWNPHEFPLVEVPREADAVVIGAGYAGLSCALELARNAKSVVVLEADVPGIGASTRNGGQVTGGVNVGKKPSGGAPSELWKKRESAMLAEAAEAYRLFERTLDLYGIDCSYRRNGRITALWTSEHLRGWAERIPLLNAQTGADIREMSPDEMRRELASDYYAGGVFVSHAGHIDPAKYFRGLLRAAQSSGAVVCSHAPASKIERRGEGFEVTTERGAVRAREVVIATNGYTGMLMPGLRRRVVPVTSHQICTEELPSDLQRSLIPNDRAVVETRRVTNYYSMSPDGKRLLFGGRARFYPLTARQSATVLHTQMAARFPQLADVKVSHSWGGYVALTFDFLPHIGKLGGVHYALGCNGSGVTMMSYLGHKVARQILDRPEAETSAYAAPLPTHPLYHGRPWFMPVIGTYFQLRDVVDRQLSRRRAASSPARSAA from the coding sequence ATGTCGAAATTCCACTGGCACGGTCACTTAGTTTTCGCTTCCGAAATACTACTTGACACAATCCCAAGACGATTGCAAAAGTTACATAACGCATATTCGGTATGTTTGGGGCTCAAAGCCGTGGGTTGCGCAAATATCTTCCCTTCCGACTTTACTGACAGGCCGTACTGGTGGGGCGATTGGAACCCGCACGAGTTTCCGCTTGTAGAAGTTCCGCGAGAGGCAGACGCCGTCGTCATTGGCGCCGGCTACGCCGGCCTGTCCTGTGCTTTGGAATTGGCGCGAAATGCCAAGTCCGTGGTCGTTCTCGAGGCTGATGTGCCGGGCATTGGCGCCAGTACCCGCAATGGCGGCCAGGTGACCGGTGGAGTCAATGTAGGCAAAAAGCCGTCGGGTGGTGCGCCCTCTGAACTATGGAAGAAGCGCGAATCTGCGATGCTTGCTGAGGCCGCCGAGGCTTACCGGCTATTTGAGCGAACACTGGACCTTTACGGCATCGATTGCAGCTACCGTAGAAATGGGCGCATTACTGCTCTCTGGACCTCAGAGCATTTGCGGGGCTGGGCCGAACGCATCCCGCTGCTCAACGCGCAAACAGGCGCGGACATCCGCGAGATGTCGCCTGACGAGATGCGACGGGAACTGGCGAGCGACTACTACGCTGGTGGTGTTTTCGTTTCGCACGCTGGGCATATTGATCCTGCCAAATACTTCCGCGGTCTCTTGCGCGCCGCGCAGTCCTCCGGAGCCGTAGTCTGCAGCCATGCGCCGGCAAGCAAGATCGAGCGTCGAGGTGAGGGCTTTGAAGTAACGACCGAGCGCGGCGCTGTTCGGGCACGCGAGGTGGTTATCGCAACAAACGGCTATACTGGAATGCTGATGCCAGGGCTGCGCCGCCGTGTCGTGCCAGTGACCTCGCATCAGATCTGTACAGAGGAACTGCCATCTGATCTCCAGCGATCATTGATTCCCAATGACCGGGCGGTTGTAGAGACGCGACGCGTGACCAATTATTACAGTATGTCGCCAGATGGCAAGCGGCTGCTGTTTGGGGGCCGCGCTCGTTTCTATCCGCTCACCGCTCGCCAATCGGCCACTGTGTTGCATACCCAGATGGCCGCCCGTTTCCCACAGCTCGCCGATGTGAAGGTTAGCCACAGTTGGGGCGGCTATGTCGCCTTGACGTTCGATTTCTTGCCACACATCGGCAAGTTGGGCGGCGTGCACTACGCGCTCGGCTGCAACGGGAGCGGCGTAACTATGATGAGTTACCTCGGACACAAGGTAGCGCGCCAGATTCTCGATCGGCCAGAAGCCGAAACGAGCGCGTATGCTGCACCATTGCCAACGCACCCGCTCTACCACGGCCGGCCGTGGTTCATGCCCGTGATCGGTACCTACTTCCAATTGCGAGACGTCGTGGACCGACAGCTTTCTCGCCGCCGCGCCGCGTCGTCTCCGGCGCGAAGTGCCGCATGA